The segment ATCCCTTCCCGCTATATTTAGGTAACCAATTTAAAATCTCCCTACTTACCGGAAAACGATTAGCCATACTTTCACCCCCTTATTATAAACTCACCTACTAGATTATCCACAACACATTAGTATAAATTAGTTAATCTACCTATACCGCTTTTATAAAACTTTTATGTTACTTTTATGTTACTTTTATATTACAACTATCTAACACAAAAAAACAAGCAACTGTTATAGTAATCTATAACAATTGCTTGTAAAAATATATATGATTATACGTCTTGAATAATCGGCAAGATCATAGGACGACGGCGAGTTTTATCGTAGAAGAATTTACCCAACGCGTCGCGTACGTTTTGCTTAATAGTAGTCCAATCTTTAATGCGTTGTACTTCACAATCTTCAAGGACTTGATCTACGCGATGTTCTGCCGCAATCATAAGTTCTTCTGCATCGCGTACGTATACGAAGCCACGAGATACGAGGTCTGGACCAGCTACGATTGTACCAGAAGCTTTGTCCATCGCCATTACAACGATAACCATACCTTCTTGAGCCAATTGTTGACGGTCGCGGATAACAATGTTACCTACATCACCAACACCAAGGCCATCTACGAAGATAGCGCCAGCTTGTACACGACCGGCTTTACGGCCACCATCTTTATCGAACTCAAAGATTTGACCATTGTCGCCGATAAGAACTTTCTTAGGATCTACGCCCATAGCAACACCAAGTTCACCGTGGCGGCGCAACATGCGGTACTCACCATGAACTGGGATGAAGTATTCTGGACGAACAAGGTTAAGCATTGTTTTAAGCTCTTCTTGGCTCGCATGACCAGATACGTGGATACCACGATCTTTACCGTATACAACGTGACAACCTAGACGAAGCAAGTTATCGATTGTTCTACCTACAGCACCTTCATTACCTGGAATTGGTGTAGCAGAGATGATAACAGTATCATTCGGCGCCAATTCTACCGTACGGTGGTTGCTAGTAGCCATACGGGACAAGCCTGCCATTGGCTCACCTTGAGAACCAGTTGTTAAGATCATGATTTGATCATCAGTGTAGTTGTGCATTACATCTACGTCGATGATTGTATTTGGTGGAATGTTCAAGTAACCGCGTTCTTGAGCGATTTCTGTAACATTTACCATACTGCGGCCCATAACGACAACCTTACGGTTGAACATAACTGCCGCATCAATAGCTTGTTGAATACGAGATACGTTAGATGCGAATGTAGCCAAAACAACGCGGCCTTTCGCTTCGCCTACAGCTTGTTTAATAGCAGGACCTACGGAGCTTTCAGAGCCTGTAGTACCTGGTTTTTCTACGTTTGTAGAGTCGGACATCAACGCTAATACGCCTTTATTACCGAGCTCAGCAAATTTGTGCATATCCATCAAACGGCCATCAACTGGCGTTTGGTCGATTTTAAAGTCACCTGTATGAAGTACAGTACCGATTGGTGTATCGAAGTACACAGCACAGGAGTCAGGAATGGAGTGATTTGTTTGGATAAAACCAACCTTTACTTGACCAATTTGTACTTCATCGCCTGCCGCAATAGTGCGAAGACATTTTGGAGATACTTTATGTTCTTTGAATTTGCCTTCAATCAAACCACAAACAAGATTTGTAGCATATACAGGACAATTAATTTCCTTCATAAGGTACGCCAAGGAACCGATATGGTCCTCATGACCATGCGTGATAACGACTGCTTTTACGCGGTCCTTATTCTCAATGATATAGCTCATATCAGGAATAACGATATCTACGCCAAGCATATCTTCGCTAGGGAATGCAAGGCCCGCATCAAGAACGATAATTTCATCTTCATATTGGAAGATGGTCATATTTTTACCGATTTCGCCAAGGCCACCTAACGGGATGATTTGGAATTTACCCTTGTTAGCGCCATTTGGTGTACGACCTACTAATTCCACAGGAGCCTCTTGATTGTTGCGGTTTGTGGAACGATTATTTGGACGGTTGTTGTTACGGTTTTGACCATTGCGACCATTATTAGTTCTCGTGTTGCGTGTATTTTCACTACGTTCACCACGTGGTGCACGAGTTTGGCGAGGTTTACGTTCTGTACGTTCTTGACCTTCACCTTGCTCAGCATTGCGACGAGTATTTGTACGGCGTGTCGTATTAGTACGACCACCATTTGCATTTGTACGAGTATTTGTACGGCGTTGGCGTGTTGCGCCTTCACCTTCGCCTGCTGCATGTTGACGAGTACGACCTTCGCCAGCAGGACGGCGTGTATTAGTGCGGCGGCGAGTTTGTTTATGTTCGCCTTCAGCCGCAACTGTACGAGTAGCAGTTTTTGCTACTGTTGGTTCTGCTTTCACTTGTGCAGTAACCTGATTATCTGTTGTATTCACAGTTCCTCCTAAAATTTTGTTCATTATTTTATTTAACATAGTTTCTTTTCTCACCTATCACTTGAATTGATCTATGCTATGGAGGCCACACAAAGAAAAAGGCGCTAAAATACTAGCGTCTCGTCAAATGGGCGCAAAAATGCGCTATCAATTTTTGCCGTTCCTAGTGTTGTTGTGACCATTTGCCATAGCAAATGAGTATATTGCCATCATTAGACATGTCAGCCGCGACGGGTACGTTCTCTTCGTTCCAATCTAATGAGTTTTGCAATATAATCCGATCGATTTTGATGAAAGCCTCGCTTTCATACGTTATGTCTATTGTAACATAAAAATAGCGTTAACAAAAGAGGGTAGCCCCCATGTTAACGCTATTTAGATATATCATATTCTATTTGTCATCATCTGGCATAGTTTTGTAAAAGCCCTCGATATGCCACGCACCATTCTCTTCAATGACAGAAATATACCGTTTCATAAACTTCTCTCCGAAACTCTCAATCTTTTATTATTTTAATTATCTCAATCACTTATTATTTTAATAATCTCAATCATCTATTATTTTAAATAGGTATCTACCGCCTCAGAAAATCCTTGTCGATATAGATTGGCACCACCGTTTGCGGGATGGCGCAAACCAATGGCAGACAAGCCAAATTTGCCCATTGTATCCGCAGACTTTTGCCCTACTGCGAGCACGAGAGGATCTGCACCGCCTAATTCTATATGTAGATCCAACAAGCGTTTTGTATACTCCCAACCTAGTTGTTGTTCTCTATCCGTAGGTGTACGGTTAGTCAATGGATTTCCATCCTTATGTGGGTGGAATGGGAATATATTCCATAGCAATGTGTCATAAGGATTGATGCCCTTTTCAACAATGGCACTCCATACTACAGTGTCAGTAGGTTCATTAAAACCATCCTTTTGCTGTGTTCCTTTTAACAAAGAACTAGTAGGTGAACTAGTACGTTCCAACTGAATAGTCGTGATATCCTTCGCACGAATGGTTTTATGCTTATCTAGTAGCATTCTTTCACAAGTAATGGCAATCCCTGTAAAACGTCCCCCTTGATAGCCTACAGCCTCAGCCACCACAAAGACCTTAGCTCGACCTAAGCGCGGCAATAAATAAGCTACTAAATTATCTCGGCGCACCTGTGCCGCATCAAAGCCCTTTGTGACAATCTCTAATTCAGGATCAACCTCACCCCAAGGATTATGGACAAGACTACCTTGATACTGAGCAAGCCAATCTACAAAACTGCGCACCTTCTCTACTCTCTCCGCATCAAAGGACGCTATATATTCATCAAAAGACAAGGTCTTCTCTAACTCAAATAAAGACATACAGCCTCCAATTTAAATTTCATATGTTATTACCGATATATATCTACTATACATGATAATTACACGAATTGCATAAGAAATATATAGTTATATGTACTACAATCAAGATGTCACCACTCCGTTCTGGGGAAACAGGTACAGAAAGGAGGTGCAACAGTGAAAGATATTCTTATAATCCTTCTAGTTCCTATCGTGGTAAATGTGACCAGCTATCTCATTTGCAAGTGGTTAGATAGGAAATTTCATGGTGATTAACCCCGTTAGCTTAGACGACCATAAGCAATAAAAAACTCCCTCAAGTATTTCGCGGTTCTTGAGGGAGTTTTTTTTGTGCTAACAGTGAATTCTTACAATCCTTCAGCTACTTATAGTATACATTATTTTAGAATTTTGTCCATTGTAAAACACCCAAGCAGAAAAGTTCTTGGGTGTTTCTTTTGAGATGTATATAACTGATATATAAAACTAAATATAGAACTCGATTTTGTCTTCTTTTGCTAATTGGAATTGTTCGAAGATGTGGTTACGTATATTAACAAAGTTCGGCGATGTACGGTCTGTTCGGTCGATGATGTTCACAGGGATGATAGTTTGTACACGACCTGGATTTGCCGCTAGTACTACAACGCGGTCCGCAAGGACTACGGCTTCTTCAATATCGTGCGTAACGAATACTACAGTTTTACCTTCTTCGCGACAGATGCGAGAGATTTCGTCTTGCAAGTTGATACGGGTCAACGCATCAAGGGCGCCTAGTGGTTCGTCCATGAAGATAATATCTGGATCCACTGCTAGTGCACGGGCAATGGATACACGTTGTTGCATGCCCCCAGATAGTTCTGCTGGATAACGATTGCGGGCGTGGTCAAGGCCTACCATTTTAACGTATTTATCGATAATAGCGGGACGCTCTTCTTTAGGAACCTTTTTACTTTCAAGACCTAGCTCAATATTGCTTTCTACCGTACGCCACGGCAACAAGCCATAGTTTTGGAATACCGTTACATATCTGAGTTGAGGCGCTTTCACCTCTTCACCGTCGATAGTAATGGAACCAGATGTAACGAGCTCAAAGCCCGCTATAGCGTTTAATAGCGTACTTTTACCGGAACCAGAAGGGCCTAAGAGGCAAATAAACTCGCCCTTTTCAATATCTAGATTAATATCCTCAAGAATGGGGAGTGGTTCCCCATCTTTCATAAATTCCTTGTGTGCATTGCGCACCGAAATGTAACCCATGAGGCCACCTCCTATTTCTCAATACCCCAACGTTTGTAAATCCATTTTTCGATGAGGGACACGCCCCAATCGAGTAAAAGCCCAACGAAACCGATGGTCAAAATGGCTACCATCAAGAGATCGTTACGCAAGTTATTTCTCATATCGATAATGAGGAAGCCAAGGCCTGTTTGGGAGCCTACCATTTCCCCTGTTACAAGGAAGATCCACGCCGTACCGAGAGCGATGTGAAGACCGGATGCAATACCAGGGAATACGGCAGGTAATACGATTTTAAATAACAATTCTGGCTGTTTAATACCAAAGTTGCGCGCTACCTTGATGTACACAGGGTCAATATTTTGAATAGCAGACACGGTGGACAATAGCACCGGGAAGAATGCTGCGATAAAGATGATAACGATAGCTGGTGCTTGACCGATACCGAAGAATAGAACGATAAACGGCAACCATGCCACAGGAGAAATTGGTCGAATGACTTGAACGATTGGATTGATGTAGTTCCAAATTCCCTTGTACCAACCCAAGATAAGGCCGAAGAATACGCCGGCTACAACAGAAATAAGATAGCCGATAAAGAAGCGTACTAAACTATCTGCAATATCCTTAAATAGAACGCCATCTCCAATGAGTTCCCCAAAGCCAATCAACACCTTATACGGCGTTGGCAATAGCGCTTCGTTAAAACCGCCGAGGCGAACGATTAACTCCCAAATTAGCCAAGCTGCGATAAATGAACCCGGCACATATGTATATTTCTTCATGGTCCCCCTCCTATGGTAACAATGATGTATCTACAAACTCTGAATAACTCGGCACTTTTTTGATTAAATCAATATGTGTCATGTGATGCACAAGCGCATTATAACGGTCCTCTGTAAGGGCTAAATCTTTAAACCCAATCACTTTGAGGGAACGTTCAATAACTTGGTCATTAAACTTCATGTACTTTGAGGAAATCTCCTCTTGTGCCTTTGGATGCTCGTCTAAATATGTACCTGCATCGAGATAGGCTTTTGTGAAAGCTTTTGCCAAGTCATGATGTTCATCGACGAATTGACCATTAAACACAAGAGCACAGCAAATATTATCATGCCAGAGATGGTCAGGATCTTCGAAGACCTTCCCAGTTCCCATTTCAAGGGCTAGAGAGCCAAATGGTTCGGCTACACTATACCCAGCAATTTGACCTACCGATAGAGCAGATGGCATTTCTGGAGGGCTCATTTCTACGATTTGTACATCTTTTTCAGAAAGACCCGCTTCTTCAAGCATGCAATCCACGAGAACTTTTTGAGTAGATTGTTTATGAGGGATAGCAAAGGATTTGCCTTTTAAGTCTTGAACGGAGTTAATATCCTTATTAACGATAATAATATTACCCTCTGTATGACCAAGTGCAGCAGCACGGACATCAATGCCTTGTTCACGAGCCTTTACACCAAGTTCAACAAGAACAGCTGCGGCATCTACCTTACCAGTATTTAACGCATCCATAAGCTCTGGCCAAGACCCATATTTAACAAGCTCTACATGAACAGGACCATCTGCCGTTTCCAGCTCTTTTGTAGCAAATACTGGTAATGCATGGGTAATTGGTA is part of the Veillonella nakazawae genome and harbors:
- a CDS encoding RNase J family beta-CASP ribonuclease — its product is MLNKIMNKILGGTVNTTDNQVTAQVKAEPTVAKTATRTVAAEGEHKQTRRRTNTRRPAGEGRTRQHAAGEGEGATRQRRTNTRTNANGGRTNTTRRTNTRRNAEQGEGQERTERKPRQTRAPRGERSENTRNTRTNNGRNGQNRNNNRPNNRSTNRNNQEAPVELVGRTPNGANKGKFQIIPLGGLGEIGKNMTIFQYEDEIIVLDAGLAFPSEDMLGVDIVIPDMSYIIENKDRVKAVVITHGHEDHIGSLAYLMKEINCPVYATNLVCGLIEGKFKEHKVSPKCLRTIAAGDEVQIGQVKVGFIQTNHSIPDSCAVYFDTPIGTVLHTGDFKIDQTPVDGRLMDMHKFAELGNKGVLALMSDSTNVEKPGTTGSESSVGPAIKQAVGEAKGRVVLATFASNVSRIQQAIDAAVMFNRKVVVMGRSMVNVTEIAQERGYLNIPPNTIIDVDVMHNYTDDQIMILTTGSQGEPMAGLSRMATSNHRTVELAPNDTVIISATPIPGNEGAVGRTIDNLLRLGCHVVYGKDRGIHVSGHASQEELKTMLNLVRPEYFIPVHGEYRMLRRHGELGVAMGVDPKKVLIGDNGQIFEFDKDGGRKAGRVQAGAIFVDGLGVGDVGNIVIRDRQQLAQEGMVIVVMAMDKASGTIVAGPDLVSRGFVYVRDAEELMIAAEHRVDQVLEDCEVQRIKDWTTIKQNVRDALGKFFYDKTRRRPMILPIIQDV
- a CDS encoding uracil-DNA glycosylase codes for the protein MSLFELEKTLSFDEYIASFDAERVEKVRSFVDWLAQYQGSLVHNPWGEVDPELEIVTKGFDAAQVRRDNLVAYLLPRLGRAKVFVVAEAVGYQGGRFTGIAITCERMLLDKHKTIRAKDITTIQLERTSSPTSSLLKGTQQKDGFNEPTDTVVWSAIVEKGINPYDTLLWNIFPFHPHKDGNPLTNRTPTDREQQLGWEYTKRLLDLHIELGGADPLVLAVGQKSADTMGKFGLSAIGLRHPANGGANLYRQGFSEAVDTYLK
- a CDS encoding ABC transporter ATP-binding protein; translated protein: MGYISVRNAHKEFMKDGEPLPILEDINLDIEKGEFICLLGPSGSGKSTLLNAIAGFELVTSGSITIDGEEVKAPQLRYVTVFQNYGLLPWRTVESNIELGLESKKVPKEERPAIIDKYVKMVGLDHARNRYPAELSGGMQQRVSIARALAVDPDIIFMDEPLGALDALTRINLQDEISRICREEGKTVVFVTHDIEEAVVLADRVVVLAANPGRVQTIIPVNIIDRTDRTSPNFVNIRNHIFEQFQLAKEDKIEFYI
- a CDS encoding ABC transporter substrate-binding protein, which codes for MKKTWYLIIGVVLLVIGCIAYGYHEHYKPKTAQELKTVRVAYLPITHALPVFATKELETADGPVHVELVKYGSWPELMDALNTGKVDAAAVLVELGVKAREQGIDVRAAALGHTEGNIIIVNKDINSVQDLKGKSFAIPHKQSTQKVLVDCMLEEAGLSEKDVQIVEMSPPEMPSALSVGQIAGYSVAEPFGSLALEMGTGKVFEDPDHLWHDNICCALVFNGQFVDEHHDLAKAFTKAYLDAGTYLDEHPKAQEEISSKYMKFNDQVIERSLKVIGFKDLALTEDRYNALVHHMTHIDLIKKVPSYSEFVDTSLLP
- a CDS encoding ABC transporter permease yields the protein MKKYTYVPGSFIAAWLIWELIVRLGGFNEALLPTPYKVLIGFGELIGDGVLFKDIADSLVRFFIGYLISVVAGVFFGLILGWYKGIWNYINPIVQVIRPISPVAWLPFIVLFFGIGQAPAIVIIFIAAFFPVLLSTVSAIQNIDPVYIKVARNFGIKQPELLFKIVLPAVFPGIASGLHIALGTAWIFLVTGEMVGSQTGLGFLIIDMRNNLRNDLLMVAILTIGFVGLLLDWGVSLIEKWIYKRWGIEK